In one Betaproteobacteria bacterium genomic region, the following are encoded:
- the tnpB gene encoding IS66 family insertion sequence element accessory protein TnpB: MLSTGIRIWLAFEPVDMRLSFDGLAARVQHGLGRDPYSGECFVFRGKGAGKLKMLVWDGLGFWIHYRRLEKAGFVWPQINDRGMIELTQAQFVVLTQGLDWRRVRVPEKLSVSIA, from the coding sequence ATGCTGAGCACCGGGATACGGATCTGGCTGGCGTTCGAGCCGGTGGACATGCGGCTTTCGTTCGACGGGTTGGCGGCTCGTGTGCAACATGGACTTGGTCGCGATCCGTACAGTGGGGAGTGCTTCGTGTTCCGTGGCAAGGGCGCGGGCAAGCTCAAGATGTTGGTGTGGGACGGTCTTGGGTTCTGGATTCACTACCGTCGATTGGAGAAGGCGGGGTTTGTGTGGCCGCAGATCAACGACCGAGGGATGATCGAGCTGACGCAGGCGCAGTTCGTGGTGCTCACGCAAGGCTTGGATTGGCGTCGGGTGCGCGTACCGGAGAAGCTGTCGGTGTCGATCGCGTAG
- a CDS encoding IS66 family transposase, which yields MSCQQSSSCAGTCARNTAAGTARHCTPRRCPRSPAEHPSRFLTPFAATLVVDGYSGYSNVLKRANVIEAGCMAHARRPFYEIAKATDSPIAQSALIQIGRLYGIEAELKHLPAEQRTTERQARAGPILAEFKRWLDATHAKSPPKSAIGKALGYTIRRWPALIRYLDDGVLNIDNNPVENAIRGICLGWRNWLFAGSEAGGRRAAQFYTLIESAKLNGINPTAYLTHVLTVLPSAKAKDLDALLPWNFQPQPEPELTI from the coding sequence ATATCGTGCCAGCAAAGTTCTTCGTGCGCCGGCACGTGCGCCCGAAATACTGCTGCCGGCACTGCGAGACACTGCACACCGCGCCGATGCCCGCGCAGCCCAGCCGAGCATCCCAGCCGTTTCCTCACCCCGTTTGCCGCAACGCTGGTCGTAGACGGCTACTCGGGATACAGCAACGTGCTCAAGCGCGCGAACGTGATCGAGGCCGGATGTATGGCGCATGCACGCCGCCCCTTCTACGAAATCGCAAAGGCCACCGACTCCCCCATCGCCCAGAGCGCGTTGATCCAGATCGGCAGGCTCTACGGTATCGAGGCCGAGCTCAAGCACCTGCCTGCGGAACAGCGCACCACCGAGCGCCAGGCCCGCGCCGGACCGATCCTCGCCGAATTCAAGCGCTGGCTTGATGCAACCCACGCAAAGTCACCACCGAAAAGTGCGATCGGAAAAGCGCTCGGCTATACGATCAGACGTTGGCCAGCGCTCATCCGCTACCTCGATGACGGAGTGCTGAACATCGACAACAACCCGGTGGAAAACGCGATCCGCGGCATCTGCCTGGGCTGGCGCAATTGGCTGTTCGCCGGCAGCGAAGCCGGCGGTCGGCGCGCCGCTCAGTTCTACACCCTTATCGAGTCCGCGAAGTTGAACGGCATCAATCCCACCGCCTACCTCACCCACGTGCTCACCGTGCTGCCCTCGGCAAAAGCCAAGGATCTCGACGCGCTGTTGCCTTGGAACTTTCAGCCCCAGCCTGAACCCGAACTCACCATCTGA